A window from Fundidesulfovibrio soli encodes these proteins:
- a CDS encoding FecCD family ABC transporter permease, translating to MRGVEPLLALCVALTALAAAAAGTVPVPAADAARVLAGKLLGQEGWLAGVPAMSVALVWDVRLPRIACALAVGGSLGLSGALLQGVLRNPLADSYTLGVSAGGALGACLCLLAGFTGLGVLSVPAWALAGSLGALAVVLLMARAGGGFDAVTLVLAGVMVAATLQACIGFVKFLAGENVAGLVFWLMGGFSAKTWAETAVAWAGLGLALPVALAFARDLDALCLGDEQAGALGVAVEPVRLALLAAAALMTACSVAVSGIIGFVGLIVPHMARMGVGPGHARLLPASMLGGMLLLLGADTLSRAALAHEVPVGVLTALLGGPYFCLLFLRGRANG from the coding sequence ATGAGGGGAGTCGAACCGCTCCTGGCGCTCTGCGTGGCGCTCACCGCGCTGGCGGCAGCCGCGGCCGGGACCGTGCCCGTGCCCGCGGCCGACGCGGCGCGCGTGCTGGCGGGCAAGCTCCTGGGGCAGGAGGGCTGGCTGGCCGGGGTGCCCGCCATGAGCGTGGCCCTGGTCTGGGACGTGCGCCTGCCGCGCATCGCCTGCGCCCTGGCCGTGGGCGGCTCCCTGGGGCTCTCCGGGGCGCTCTTGCAGGGCGTGCTGCGCAACCCCCTGGCGGATTCCTACACCCTGGGGGTCTCTGCGGGCGGGGCGCTGGGAGCCTGCCTGTGCCTGCTGGCCGGGTTCACGGGCCTGGGAGTGCTGTCCGTTCCGGCATGGGCTCTGGCCGGCTCGCTCGGCGCGCTGGCGGTGGTGCTGCTCATGGCCCGGGCCGGGGGAGGCTTCGACGCCGTGACCCTGGTGCTGGCCGGGGTGATGGTTGCCGCCACGCTCCAGGCCTGCATCGGGTTCGTGAAGTTTTTGGCCGGCGAGAACGTGGCCGGGCTGGTGTTCTGGCTCATGGGCGGCTTCTCCGCCAAGACCTGGGCCGAGACTGCCGTGGCCTGGGCCGGGCTGGGCTTGGCCCTGCCGGTGGCCCTGGCCTTCGCCCGCGACCTGGACGCCCTCTGCCTGGGCGACGAGCAGGCCGGGGCACTGGGCGTGGCCGTGGAGCCTGTGCGCCTGGCCCTGCTTGCCGCGGCGGCCCTGATGACGGCCTGCTCCGTGGCGGTCTCCGGCATCATCGGCTTCGTGGGCTTGATCGTGCCGCACATGGCCCGCATGGGCGTGGGGCCGGGCCATGCCAGGCTGCTGCCCGCCTCCATGCTGGGGGGGATGCTGCTCCTGCTGGGGGCGGACACCCTCTCCCGCGCGGCCCTGGCCCACGAGGTGCCCGTGGGCGTGCTCACGGCGCTCCTGGGCGGGCCGTATTTCTGCCTGCTGTTCCTGAGGGGGCGCGCCAATGGCTGA
- a CDS encoding ABC transporter substrate-binding protein yields the protein MRFWLACAIVALLILPGAAHAGEGPRVVSLYAAHAENLALMGAAGLLVGVNEPLGDLPVLSARDGAEAIAALKPDLVLARPMHRTTQPGLIEQLERLGVKVACLQPSSPEELEPYWLELGRLAGREAQAREMATAFRREMAELDAVVARVPERERRRVYFESIHRQMKTVSPGSMAAFVLERAGGINAAPDAEPVSGSNIALFGLERLVAAGDRVDVYLAQKGPMNPVSVEEIASTPGLSGLKAVREGRVYLVDEALTSRPTPRLAQGARQMAALLYPQLFANDGVAK from the coding sequence ATGCGCTTTTGGCTGGCTTGCGCCATCGTGGCGCTTCTCATATTGCCGGGCGCGGCCCACGCCGGGGAGGGTCCGCGCGTGGTCAGCCTGTACGCGGCCCACGCCGAGAACCTGGCGCTCATGGGCGCGGCGGGCCTGCTGGTGGGCGTGAACGAGCCCCTGGGCGACCTGCCCGTGCTCTCCGCCCGCGACGGTGCCGAGGCCATCGCGGCCCTGAAGCCCGACCTCGTGCTGGCCCGCCCCATGCACCGCACCACGCAGCCCGGGCTGATCGAGCAACTGGAGCGCCTGGGCGTCAAGGTGGCTTGCCTCCAGCCCTCCTCGCCCGAGGAGCTTGAGCCCTACTGGCTGGAGCTGGGCAGGCTCGCCGGGCGCGAGGCCCAGGCCCGGGAGATGGCGACGGCCTTCCGCCGGGAGATGGCGGAGCTGGACGCCGTGGTGGCCAGGGTGCCGGAGCGGGAGCGCAGACGCGTGTATTTCGAGTCCATCCACCGCCAGATGAAGACGGTGAGCCCCGGCTCCATGGCGGCCTTCGTTCTGGAGCGTGCCGGCGGGATCAACGCCGCCCCGGACGCCGAGCCCGTCTCGGGCAGCAACATCGCGCTGTTCGGACTGGAGCGGCTGGTGGCCGCGGGGGACCGGGTGGACGTGTACCTGGCCCAGAAGGGGCCCATGAACCCGGTGAGCGTGGAGGAGATTGCGTCCACCCCGGGGCTTTCCGGGCTCAAGGCCGTGCGCGAGGGCCGGGTGTACCTGGTGGACGAGGCCCTGACCAGCAGGCCCACGCCGCGTCTGGCCCAGGGCGCGCGCCAGATGGCTGCCCTTTTGTATCCGCAACTGTTCGCAAACGACGGAGTGGCGAAGTGA
- a CDS encoding ABC transporter ATP-binding protein, with product MAEGGAERALLEARSLNVERGGRPVLRGLDVTLFEGEVLGVVGPNGAGKTTLLRCLAGLQAPSSGEVLLEGRPIQSVPRRELARAVAYSPQETEDRFGFTVRQAVLMGRHPWLPRFGATPDAEWAGVDAALAALDLERLAQRRVTELSGGEKRRAALARTLAQGGRAVLLDEPAAGLDIRHAILALRVFAQRASRHGAGVAVVLHDLNLAAMFCERLLLLQEGGAAACGPVAEVLTEENIARVFGVRSRVDGGHVRFLED from the coding sequence ATGGCTGAGGGGGGGGCTGAGCGCGCGCTGCTGGAGGCCCGGAGCCTCAATGTGGAGCGCGGCGGCCGCCCGGTGCTGCGCGGGCTGGACGTGACTCTTTTCGAGGGCGAGGTGCTGGGCGTGGTCGGGCCGAACGGCGCGGGCAAGACGACCCTGCTGCGCTGCCTGGCCGGGCTGCAAGCCCCGAGTTCGGGCGAGGTTCTGCTGGAGGGGCGGCCCATCCAGTCGGTCCCCCGCAGGGAGCTGGCCCGCGCCGTGGCCTACTCCCCGCAGGAGACCGAGGACCGCTTCGGCTTCACCGTGCGCCAGGCCGTGCTTATGGGCCGCCACCCCTGGCTGCCGCGCTTCGGCGCGACGCCGGACGCCGAGTGGGCGGGTGTGGACGCGGCCCTGGCCGCGCTCGACCTGGAGCGCCTGGCCCAGAGGCGGGTCACGGAGCTTTCCGGCGGCGAGAAACGGCGCGCGGCCCTGGCCCGCACCCTGGCCCAGGGCGGCCGCGCCGTGCTGCTGGACGAGCCCGCCGCCGGGCTGGACATCCGCCACGCCATCCTGGCCTTGCGCGTCTTCGCGCAGCGGGCCTCGCGCCACGGCGCGGGCGTGGCGGTGGTCCTGCATGATCTCAACCTGGCGGCCATGTTCTGCGAGCGTCTGCTCCTGCTCCAGGAGGGCGGGGCGGCTGCCTGCGGCCCGGTGGCCGAGGTCCTGACCGAGGAGAACATAGCCCGCGTGTTCGGCGTCCGCTCCAGGGTGGACGGCGGGCACGTGCGGTTTCTGGAGGATTGA
- a CDS encoding flagellin → MSLVINHNMMAANATRNLSNSYGKLAVSTRRLSSGLRVGTSSDDAAGLAVRELMRANIASLNQGVRNANDAISMIQTADGALGVIDEKLIRMKELATQASTGTYTSDQRLIIDSEYQAMSSEITRIAKSTDFNGIYLLNGNLSGATHSGSGLVPTGKLKVHFGNNNYSASDYYYVQINAATASSLGVGQGAGAGKAGRSISTQDLAQKALSALNKAIVSKDKIRANLGALQNRLSNTVQNLQIQAENLQSAESQISDVDVATEMTEFTRQQILTQSAVAMLGQANNLPRMAQQLLG, encoded by the coding sequence ATGTCACTGGTTATCAACCACAACATGATGGCGGCGAACGCCACACGGAACCTGTCCAACTCGTACGGGAAGCTGGCAGTCTCGACCAGGCGCCTCTCTTCGGGCCTGCGGGTGGGCACGTCCTCGGACGACGCGGCCGGCCTGGCCGTACGCGAGCTGATGCGCGCCAACATCGCCTCGCTCAACCAGGGCGTGCGCAACGCCAACGACGCCATCTCCATGATCCAGACCGCGGACGGCGCGCTCGGCGTCATCGACGAAAAGCTGATCCGCATGAAGGAACTGGCGACCCAGGCTTCCACCGGCACCTACACCTCTGACCAGCGCCTGATCATCGACTCCGAGTACCAGGCCATGTCCTCGGAGATCACCCGAATCGCCAAGTCCACGGACTTCAACGGCATCTACCTGCTCAACGGCAACCTCTCCGGCGCCACGCACTCCGGCTCCGGCCTGGTGCCCACCGGCAAGCTCAAGGTGCACTTCGGCAACAACAACTACTCCGCCTCCGACTACTACTACGTGCAGATCAACGCGGCCACTGCCTCGTCCCTGGGCGTGGGCCAGGGTGCGGGCGCGGGCAAGGCCGGGCGCTCCATCTCCACGCAGGACCTGGCCCAGAAGGCGCTCTCCGCCCTGAACAAGGCCATCGTCTCCAAGGACAAGATCCGCGCCAACCTGGGCGCCCTGCAGAACCGCCTGTCCAACACGGTGCAGAACCTGCAGATCCAGGCCGAGAACCTGCAGTCCGCCGAATCGCAGATCTCCGACGTGGACGTGGCCACCGAAATGACGGAATTCACCCGTCAGCAGATCCTGACCCAATCCGCCGTGGCCATGCTCGGCCAGGCCAACAACCTGCCCAGAATGGCTCAGCAGCTTTTGGGATAA
- a CDS encoding sirohydrochlorin cobaltochelatase: protein MTSAFPPALRGILVPLLVLACLVSAASGALAHGEAKNEGKTGLLLVAFGTSAQGADAAYANIEAKVRERFPGMEVRWAYTSVTIRNKLAKEKGVRLDSPALALARMADEGFGRVAVQSLQTIPGEEFEALRRTALAFSGMPKGIARVEVGEPLLASPRDMERAAAALLASVSAERKPGEAVVLVGHGSRHNANASYPALQYYLWRKDRNAFVGTVDASPSREDVLAELARAGLKKAWLVPLLAVAGEHARNDMAGDGPDSWKTALEAHGVACAPVLKGTGEMGPVADIWIDHLAQALERLR, encoded by the coding sequence ATGACTTCCGCCTTCCCCCCCGCCTTGCGTGGAATTCTCGTCCCGTTGCTTGTTCTGGCCTGCCTCGTGTCTGCCGCTTCCGGGGCTCTGGCCCACGGCGAAGCAAAAAACGAGGGGAAGACGGGCCTGCTGCTGGTGGCCTTCGGGACCAGCGCCCAAGGGGCCGACGCGGCCTACGCCAACATAGAAGCCAAGGTCCGGGAGCGCTTCCCGGGCATGGAGGTCCGCTGGGCCTACACCTCCGTGACCATCCGCAACAAGCTGGCCAAAGAGAAGGGCGTCCGACTTGATTCCCCGGCCCTGGCCCTGGCCCGCATGGCCGACGAGGGCTTCGGGCGCGTGGCCGTGCAGTCCCTGCAGACCATCCCCGGCGAGGAGTTCGAGGCCCTGCGCAGGACTGCCCTGGCCTTCTCCGGCATGCCCAAGGGCATCGCCCGGGTGGAGGTGGGCGAGCCTCTGCTGGCCTCCCCGCGGGACATGGAGCGGGCCGCCGCCGCGCTGCTGGCCTCCGTGTCCGCCGAACGCAAGCCGGGCGAGGCGGTGGTCCTGGTGGGGCACGGGTCTCGCCACAACGCGAACGCCTCCTACCCGGCCTTGCAGTACTACCTGTGGCGCAAGGACCGGAACGCCTTCGTGGGCACCGTGGACGCCTCCCCCTCCCGGGAGGACGTGCTGGCGGAGCTCGCCCGGGCGGGCCTGAAGAAGGCCTGGCTCGTGCCGCTGCTCGCCGTGGCCGGGGAGCACGCCCGCAACGACATGGCCGGTGACGGCCCGGATTCCTGGAAGACCGCCCTGGAGGCCCACGGCGTGGCCTGCGCGCCCGTGCTCAAGGGCACGGGGGAGATGGGCCCCGTGGCGGACATCTGGATCGATCATCTTGCCCAGGCGCTGGAGCGCCTGAGATAG
- the metW gene encoding methionine biosynthesis protein MetW, which translates to MRYDLDLIASWIAPESRVLDLGCGQGELLEYLHQAKNVQGYGVEQDEAKAAEGIARGVSILQGDITREVMDYPDHFFDFVVLSQTLQQVAEPLGLIRQMLRVGRRAVVSFPNFAHWRGRCQMFFQGRAPVTPELPYEWNDTPNIRVITLVDFKRFCVRHSIPVIEAVAVKTEPSARTGLILNWLPNLRATNGIFLLGR; encoded by the coding sequence ATGCGCTACGATCTCGACCTCATCGCCTCCTGGATCGCCCCGGAATCGCGCGTGCTGGACCTGGGCTGCGGCCAGGGCGAACTGCTGGAATACCTGCACCAGGCCAAGAACGTGCAGGGCTACGGCGTGGAGCAGGACGAGGCCAAGGCCGCCGAGGGCATCGCACGGGGGGTCTCCATCCTCCAGGGCGACATCACCCGCGAGGTCATGGACTACCCCGACCACTTCTTCGACTTCGTGGTGCTCTCCCAGACGTTGCAGCAGGTGGCCGAGCCCCTGGGGCTCATCCGCCAGATGCTGCGCGTGGGCCGCAGGGCCGTGGTCAGCTTCCCCAACTTCGCCCACTGGCGCGGCCGCTGCCAGATGTTCTTCCAGGGCCGCGCCCCCGTGACCCCGGAACTGCCCTACGAGTGGAACGACACCCCCAACATCCGCGTGATCACCCTGGTGGACTTCAAGCGCTTCTGCGTGCGCCACTCCATCCCGGTCATCGAGGCCGTGGCCGTGAAGACGGAGCCTTCGGCGCGCACGGGGCTGATCCTGAACTGGCTGCCCAACCTGCGGGCCACCAACGGGATATTCTTGCTGGGAAGGTAG
- the metX gene encoding homoserine O-acetyltransferase MetX: MSEYAEHDLDAEGVGLVEKRLFTFAQDEPMPLESGAVIGPVTLAYETYGTLAPDGSNAVLVCHALTGDSHAAGVYSASDPKPGWWEVMIGPGKGIDTDQYFVICANVLGGCMGSTGPASIDPATGQPYGPDFPVLTIGDMVRAQKALLDHLGVKRLLAAVGGSMGGMQVLEWAARYPDRLVSAIALATAPRHSALQIAFHEVARQAIVADPDWNGGRYYSCCKPAHGLAVARMIGHITYLSDEAMRHKFGRGLQDRADFSFSFDADFQVESYLRYQGRKFVERFDANSFLYITRAADYFDLGSTHGGGSLTKAFSRGKVRFLVVSFSSDWLYPTYQSRELVQALKRAGKDVSFCEIEAHWGHDAFLLDSPRLAGLISGHLERTSRDMARGIL, encoded by the coding sequence GTGAGCGAGTACGCCGAGCACGACCTCGACGCCGAGGGCGTGGGACTGGTGGAGAAGCGCCTCTTCACCTTCGCCCAGGACGAACCCATGCCCCTGGAGAGCGGCGCAGTCATCGGCCCCGTGACCCTGGCCTACGAGACCTACGGCACCCTGGCCCCGGACGGCTCCAACGCCGTGCTGGTCTGCCACGCCCTCACGGGCGACAGCCACGCCGCCGGGGTCTACAGCGCCTCCGACCCCAAGCCTGGCTGGTGGGAAGTGATGATCGGGCCGGGCAAGGGCATCGACACGGACCAGTATTTCGTCATCTGCGCAAACGTCCTGGGCGGCTGCATGGGCTCCACCGGCCCGGCCAGCATCGACCCGGCCACGGGCCAGCCCTACGGGCCGGACTTCCCGGTGCTCACCATCGGGGACATGGTCCGCGCCCAGAAAGCCCTGCTGGACCATCTAGGCGTCAAGCGCCTGCTGGCCGCCGTGGGCGGCTCCATGGGCGGCATGCAGGTGCTGGAGTGGGCCGCGCGCTACCCCGACCGGCTGGTCTCCGCCATCGCCCTGGCCACCGCGCCCAGGCACTCGGCCCTGCAGATCGCCTTCCACGAGGTGGCCCGCCAGGCCATCGTGGCCGACCCTGACTGGAACGGCGGCCGCTACTACAGCTGCTGCAAGCCCGCCCACGGCCTGGCCGTGGCGCGCATGATCGGCCACATCACCTACCTCTCCGACGAGGCCATGCGCCACAAGTTCGGCCGGGGCCTGCAGGACAGGGCCGACTTCTCCTTCAGCTTCGACGCCGACTTCCAGGTGGAGTCCTACCTGCGCTACCAGGGCCGCAAGTTCGTGGAGCGCTTCGACGCCAATTCCTTCCTCTACATCACCCGCGCCGCCGACTACTTCGACCTGGGCTCCACCCACGGCGGCGGTTCGCTCACCAAGGCCTTCTCGCGCGGCAAGGTGCGCTTCCTGGTGGTCTCCTTCAGCTCGGACTGGCTCTACCCCACCTACCAGTCCCGCGAGCTGGTGCAGGCCCTCAAGCGCGCCGGAAAGGACGTGAGCTTCTGCGAAATCGAGGCCCACTGGGGGCACGACGCCTTCCTGCTGGACAGCCCCCGCCTGGCCGGGCTCATCTCCGGCCACCTGGAGCGCACCAGCCGCGACATGGCCAGGGGGATTCTCTAG
- the ilvD gene encoding dihydroxy-acid dehydratase: protein MRSKLMTGGLEKAPHRSLLHALGLTREEIERPLIGIVNSANEVVPGHLHLDTIANAAKAGVRMAGGTPMEFPVIGVCDGLAMNHAGMRYSLPSREIIADSIEIMATAHPFDALVMIPNCDKTVPAMLMAMLRLNIPSILISGGPMLAGSSAGNPVDLISVFEAVGRVKRGEMDEEQLCDLEMKACPGCGSCSGMFTANSMNCLSESIGLALPGNGTIPAVTAARVRLAKYAGMKVMELLAKDIKPRDIVTKGSVANAVTMDMALGCSTNTVLHLPAIFAEAGLDLTLDIFDEISARTPNVCKLSPAGHHHIEDLHRAGGIPAVMQALAKRGLIDTSLLTVTGKTVGENLAELKPVIADEDVIRDKTPYSEKGGIAVLRGSLAPEGAVVKQSAVAPEMMQRTLTARCFDSEETAYAAILAGEIKPDMAIVIRYEGPQGGPGMREMLSPTAAIMGMGLGSDVALLTDGRFSGGTRGPAIGHISPEAAEGGPIGLVKDGDKIQIDIPARKLELLVSEEELAARRAVFKPVEKPLPSGMLRRYARSVKSAAYGAAMK, encoded by the coding sequence ATGCGCAGCAAACTCATGACCGGCGGGCTGGAGAAAGCCCCCCACCGCTCCCTGCTCCACGCCCTCGGACTGACCCGAGAGGAAATCGAACGCCCCCTGATCGGCATCGTCAACTCCGCCAACGAGGTGGTCCCCGGCCATCTGCACCTGGACACCATCGCCAACGCGGCCAAGGCCGGCGTCCGCATGGCGGGCGGCACGCCCATGGAATTCCCGGTGATCGGCGTCTGCGACGGCCTGGCCATGAACCACGCGGGCATGCGCTACTCGCTGCCCAGCCGCGAGATCATCGCCGACTCCATCGAAATCATGGCCACGGCGCACCCCTTCGACGCCCTGGTGATGATCCCCAACTGCGACAAGACCGTGCCCGCCATGCTCATGGCCATGCTGCGGCTGAACATCCCCTCGATCCTGATCTCGGGCGGCCCCATGCTGGCGGGCTCCTCGGCGGGCAACCCCGTTGACCTCATCAGCGTGTTCGAGGCCGTGGGCCGCGTGAAGCGCGGCGAGATGGACGAGGAGCAGCTCTGCGACCTGGAGATGAAGGCCTGCCCGGGCTGCGGCTCCTGCTCGGGCATGTTCACGGCCAACTCCATGAACTGCCTGTCGGAGTCCATCGGCCTGGCCCTGCCCGGCAACGGAACCATCCCGGCGGTGACGGCGGCGCGCGTGCGCCTGGCCAAGTACGCGGGCATGAAGGTCATGGAGCTGCTGGCCAAGGACATCAAGCCCCGCGACATCGTGACCAAGGGCTCCGTGGCCAACGCCGTGACCATGGACATGGCCCTGGGCTGCTCCACCAACACGGTGCTGCACCTGCCCGCCATCTTCGCCGAAGCCGGGCTGGACCTGACCCTGGACATCTTCGACGAGATCAGCGCGCGCACCCCCAACGTCTGCAAGCTCTCGCCCGCAGGCCACCACCACATCGAGGACCTGCACCGCGCGGGCGGCATCCCCGCCGTGATGCAGGCCCTGGCCAAGCGCGGGCTCATCGACACCTCGCTCTTGACCGTCACCGGCAAGACCGTGGGCGAGAACCTGGCCGAGCTCAAGCCCGTCATCGCCGACGAGGACGTCATCCGCGACAAGACCCCCTACTCCGAGAAGGGCGGCATCGCCGTGCTGCGCGGCTCCTTGGCCCCGGAAGGCGCGGTTGTCAAGCAGTCCGCCGTGGCCCCGGAGATGATGCAGCGCACCCTCACGGCCCGCTGCTTCGACTCGGAGGAGACCGCCTACGCGGCCATCCTGGCCGGGGAGATCAAGCCCGACATGGCCATCGTCATCCGCTACGAAGGCCCCCAGGGCGGCCCCGGCATGCGGGAGATGCTCTCCCCCACGGCGGCCATCATGGGCATGGGCCTGGGCTCCGACGTGGCCCTGCTCACGGACGGGCGCTTCTCCGGCGGCACGCGCGGCCCCGCCATCGGGCACATCTCGCCCGAGGCGGCCGAGGGCGGGCCCATCGGCCTGGTCAAGGACGGGGACAAGATCCAGATCGACATCCCGGCCCGCAAGCTGGAATTGCTCGTCTCCGAAGAGGAGCTGGCGGCCCGCCGCGCGGTCTTCAAGCCCGTGGAGAAGCCCCTGCCCTCGGGCATGCTGCGCCGCTACGCCCGCTCGGTGAAGTCCGCAGCCTACGGCGCGGCCATGAAATAG
- a CDS encoding response regulator gives MAPESHESGFVDSTRPDISYPRPQWEDAPVGLAVTDRDGAVLRVNPRLGEMTGLSPASLAGAPLEAFLYSLDNPGPEEPGNASPTRRLSLRTASGREIPVAVRCVQLGSGEQGHLLWALMEIPGAGEGECRAELLREREEHGRAAVFRNSFLVNVSREMRTPLNSILGMVRLLIDSEPTLGQRDILDDLESAASSLRFVMDNLLDYTDTETGNDAHSSADFDVRLVLEGVLEAFSRAASRKGLVLSLEVDPDVPAHLRTDPARLRQVAACLLDNAVKFTSAGKVAVRARMETQGLLVLEVEDTGIGLDEYGLSLLQDAPARAALLGRWRHPGAGLGLTVCKRLLETVGGTISARNAEGGGAVFTCVIPVGMSPASADEWAASSAARAPQARKGGGSKASLRILLAEDNAVNRRFTTKFLIQRGHRVTAVENGRAALDTLARDVFDIVLMDISMPEMDGVEATAAIRGHDGSRFDPRIPIVAVTAHAMRGDEERFLKAGMDAYLAKPLDLEHFERVILEVCSVSSACPAEAGKAPGDQAEAAAPASEGGGPFDTAQQARRFANMGDILPELLALFIKNSGSTTDALRAAMETGRFADATRAAHTLKGMAAVVCATGVEAAAMALEKALSAQPDADHSPLFECLEVQVALAMDHLHKPKGGFR, from the coding sequence ATGGCTCCCGAATCACACGAATCCGGCTTCGTTGACAGTACCCGCCCGGACATTTCCTACCCCCGGCCACAGTGGGAGGACGCACCGGTGGGCCTCGCAGTAACTGACCGCGACGGCGCCGTGCTCCGCGTGAATCCGCGGCTGGGGGAAATGACCGGCCTCTCCCCCGCCAGCCTGGCGGGCGCGCCCCTGGAGGCCTTCCTCTACAGCCTGGACAATCCCGGGCCGGAGGAGCCCGGCAACGCGTCTCCGACCCGCAGGTTGTCGTTGCGGACCGCGTCCGGCAGGGAGATCCCCGTGGCCGTGCGCTGTGTTCAGCTGGGCTCCGGGGAGCAGGGACACCTCTTGTGGGCATTGATGGAGATTCCCGGGGCCGGCGAGGGGGAATGCCGCGCCGAGCTGCTTCGCGAACGCGAGGAGCACGGGCGCGCAGCCGTATTCAGGAACAGCTTCCTGGTCAACGTCAGCAGGGAGATGCGCACCCCCCTGAACTCCATCCTCGGCATGGTCCGCCTGCTGATCGACAGCGAGCCCACCCTGGGCCAGCGGGACATCCTGGATGATCTTGAGTCGGCAGCCTCCTCCCTGCGCTTCGTCATGGACAACCTGCTGGACTACACCGACACGGAAACAGGCAACGATGCCCACTCCTCCGCCGACTTCGACGTCCGCCTGGTCCTGGAGGGCGTCCTGGAGGCGTTCTCCCGCGCGGCCAGCCGCAAGGGGCTGGTCCTGTCGCTGGAGGTCGACCCGGACGTGCCGGCGCACCTGCGGACCGATCCGGCCCGGCTGCGCCAGGTGGCGGCCTGCCTGCTGGACAACGCGGTCAAGTTCACCTCGGCCGGAAAAGTCGCAGTGCGGGCCAGAATGGAAACCCAGGGGCTGCTGGTGCTGGAGGTGGAGGACACGGGCATCGGCCTGGACGAGTACGGCCTGTCCCTGCTGCAGGACGCCCCGGCGAGGGCGGCCCTTCTGGGCCGCTGGCGGCACCCCGGCGCGGGCCTGGGCCTCACCGTTTGCAAGCGCCTGCTGGAAACCGTGGGCGGCACCATCTCCGCCCGCAACGCGGAGGGCGGCGGGGCGGTGTTCACCTGCGTCATCCCTGTCGGCATGAGCCCGGCGTCTGCCGACGAGTGGGCGGCAAGCAGCGCCGCGAGGGCCCCGCAGGCGCGGAAGGGCGGCGGCTCCAAGGCGTCCCTGCGCATCCTGCTGGCCGAGGACAACGCCGTGAACAGGCGCTTCACCACCAAGTTCCTGATCCAGCGCGGGCACAGGGTCACAGCGGTAGAGAACGGGCGGGCGGCCTTGGACACCCTGGCCCGCGACGTCTTCGACATCGTGCTCATGGACATCTCCATGCCGGAGATGGATGGCGTGGAGGCCACCGCGGCCATCCGTGGCCACGACGGCTCCCGGTTCGATCCGCGCATCCCCATTGTGGCCGTCACGGCCCACGCCATGCGCGGCGACGAGGAGCGCTTCCTCAAGGCCGGCATGGACGCCTATCTGGCCAAGCCCCTGGACCTGGAGCACTTCGAACGCGTCATCCTGGAGGTCTGTTCGGTCTCGTCGGCCTGCCCGGCCGAAGCGGGGAAAGCCCCGGGCGACCAGGCGGAAGCAGCGGCCCCCGCGTCTGAGGGGGGCGGGCCGTTCGACACGGCGCAGCAGGCCAGACGCTTCGCCAATATGGGTGACATCCTGCCGGAGCTGTTGGCCCTGTTCATCAAGAATTCCGGTTCCACCACCGATGCGCTGCGCGCCGCCATGGAGACCGGCAGATTCGCCGATGCCACGCGCGCCGCCCACACGCTCAAGGGCATGGCGGCCGTGGTCTGCGCCACGGGAGTGGAGGCCGCGGCCATGGCCTTGGAGAAAGCGCTCTCCGCCCAGCCGGACGCGGATCACTCCCCCCTGTTCGAGTGCCTGGAGGTCCAGGTGGCCCTGGCCATGGACCATCTCCACAAGCCCAAGGGCGGCTTCAGGTGA
- the cobI gene encoding precorrin-2 C(20)-methyltransferase, which yields MISTGTLYAVGVGPGDPDLLTIRAVKALGACAVVFAAASTKNDHSLALSIAAPHMRPETPVVSLGFPMTRDRAVLEAAWEANARAVLEALDQGRDAAFITLGDPMTYSTFLYLWRTIKAMRPDARVEVVPGVSSIQAAAAAAGVGLAESGENLAVLSGVDDPARLRRALEACDSAVILKAYRSFPMLRELLGSMGLADKAVLVSRCGLPGEAIVRGLAEVGERPPYFSLILVKK from the coding sequence GTGATATCGACCGGAACCCTGTATGCCGTGGGCGTCGGCCCCGGCGACCCTGACCTGCTGACCATCCGGGCCGTGAAGGCCCTGGGGGCCTGCGCCGTGGTGTTCGCCGCGGCCTCCACCAAGAACGACCACTCCCTGGCCTTGTCCATCGCCGCGCCGCACATGCGCCCCGAGACGCCGGTGGTGTCCCTGGGCTTCCCCATGACACGCGACCGCGCCGTGCTGGAGGCCGCCTGGGAGGCCAACGCCCGGGCCGTGCTGGAGGCGCTGGACCAGGGGCGCGACGCGGCCTTCATCACCCTGGGCGACCCCATGACCTATTCCACGTTCCTCTACCTCTGGCGCACGATCAAGGCCATGCGCCCGGACGCGCGCGTGGAGGTGGTGCCCGGCGTCAGCTCCATCCAGGCCGCCGCGGCCGCAGCCGGAGTGGGGCTGGCGGAATCAGGCGAGAACCTGGCCGTGCTTTCCGGCGTGGATGACCCGGCCCGCCTGCGCCGGGCTTTGGAGGCCTGCGACAGCGCGGTGATCCTCAAGGCCTACAGGAGCTTCCCCATGCTGCGTGAGCTGCTGGGCTCCATGGGCCTGGCGGACAAGGCCGTGCTGGTCAGCCGCTGCGGCCTGCCCGGGGAGGCCATCGTGCGGGGGCTTGCGGAGGTGGGCGAGAGGCCGCCCTATTTCTCGTTGATTCTGGTAAAAAAATAA